The Streptomyces avermitilis MA-4680 = NBRC 14893 genome contains a region encoding:
- a CDS encoding cytochrome ubiquinol oxidase subunit I, protein MELALAPETLARWQFGITTVYHFLFIPLTISLAALTAGLQTAWVRTENEKYLRATKFWGKLFLINIAMGVVTGIVQEFQFGMNWSDYSRFVGDVFGAPLAFESLIAFFFESTFIGLWIFGWDKLPKKIHLACLWMVSLGTILSAYFILAANSWMQHPVGYRINREKGRAELTDFWQVLTQNTTLTQVFHTLSASFLTGGAFMVGIAAYHLSRKKHIPVMKTSLRLGLVTVVIAGLLTAVSGDFLGKVMFKQQPMKMAAAEALWDGQDSAPFSIFAYGDVDKGHNTVAIEVPGILSFLSSDSFTSYVPGINDTNKAEQEQYGPGDYRPNIPVAFWGFRWMIGFGMASFAIGLAGLWLTRKKFMLPQQLRVGDDEVPHLVLFKNKALGPTLTKWYWRIAILTLGFPLIANSWGWIFTETGRQPWAVYGVLRTRDAVSPGVSQGEVLTSMIIFTSLYAILAVIEVKLLAKYVKAGPPELTESDLNPPTRIGGDSHDADKPMAFSY, encoded by the coding sequence GTGGAATTGGCTCTGGCGCCGGAGACCCTGGCGCGATGGCAGTTCGGCATCACCACCGTCTACCACTTCCTCTTCATCCCCCTGACGATCTCCCTCGCCGCGCTCACCGCCGGCTTGCAGACCGCCTGGGTGCGCACGGAGAACGAGAAGTACCTCAGGGCCACAAAGTTCTGGGGCAAGCTCTTCCTGATCAACATCGCGATGGGTGTCGTCACCGGCATCGTCCAGGAGTTCCAGTTCGGCATGAACTGGTCCGACTACTCGCGTTTCGTCGGCGACGTCTTCGGTGCCCCGCTCGCCTTCGAGTCCCTGATCGCCTTCTTCTTCGAGTCCACCTTCATCGGGCTGTGGATCTTCGGCTGGGACAAGCTGCCGAAGAAGATCCACCTGGCCTGCCTCTGGATGGTCTCCCTCGGCACGATCCTGTCGGCGTATTTCATCCTCGCGGCCAACTCCTGGATGCAGCACCCCGTCGGCTACCGGATCAACAGGGAGAAGGGGCGCGCGGAGCTCACCGACTTCTGGCAGGTGCTGACCCAGAACACCACGCTCACGCAGGTCTTCCACACCCTCTCCGCGTCCTTCCTCACGGGCGGTGCCTTCATGGTGGGCATCGCCGCCTACCACCTGTCCCGCAAGAAGCACATCCCCGTGATGAAGACCTCGCTGCGGCTCGGCCTGGTCACCGTGGTCATCGCCGGACTGCTCACCGCGGTCAGCGGCGACTTCCTCGGCAAGGTCATGTTCAAGCAGCAGCCGATGAAGATGGCAGCCGCCGAGGCGCTGTGGGACGGCCAGGACTCCGCGCCGTTCTCGATCTTCGCGTACGGGGATGTGGACAAGGGCCACAACACCGTTGCCATCGAGGTCCCCGGAATACTCTCCTTCCTCTCTTCGGACAGCTTCACCTCGTACGTCCCCGGCATCAACGACACCAACAAGGCCGAGCAGGAGCAGTACGGGCCCGGCGACTACCGGCCCAACATCCCGGTCGCCTTCTGGGGCTTCCGCTGGATGATCGGCTTCGGCATGGCGTCCTTCGCCATCGGACTGGCCGGACTCTGGCTGACCAGGAAGAAGTTCATGCTGCCGCAGCAGCTGCGGGTCGGCGACGACGAGGTGCCGCACCTGGTGCTCTTCAAGAACAAGGCGCTCGGTCCGACGCTCACCAAGTGGTACTGGCGCATCGCGATCCTGACCCTGGGCTTCCCGCTGATCGCCAACTCGTGGGGCTGGATCTTCACCGAGACGGGCCGGCAGCCGTGGGCCGTCTACGGCGTACTGCGGACCCGGGACGCGGTCTCCCCCGGTGTCTCGCAGGGTGAGGTCCTCACCTCGATGATCATCTTCACGTCGCTCTACGCGATCCTCGCCGTCATCGAGGTCAAGCTGCTCGCGAAGTACGTCAAGGCCGGACCGCCCGAACTCACCGAGTCCGATCTCAACCCGCCCACCAGGATCGGCGGCGACTCCCATGACGCCGACAAGCCGATGGCCTTCTCCTACTAG
- the hisC gene encoding histidinol-phosphate transaminase — MSETSPKLRAELEGIPTYKPGKPAAAAGPVAYKLSSNENPYPPLPGVLESVASSVGSFNRYPDMACSGLMSELSERFGVPLSHLATGTGSVGVAQQLLQATSGPGDEVIYAWRSFEAYPIITQVSGATSVQVPLTPGDVHDLDAMADAITDRTRLIFVCNPNNPTGTVVRRAELERFLDRVPSDVLVVLDEAYREFIRDPEVPDGVAIYRERPNVCVLRTFSKAYGLAGLRVGFAIAHEPVAAALRKTAVPFGVSQLAQDAAVASLRAEDELLGRVGALVCERQRVVASLREQGWTVPETQANFVWLRLGERTLDFAAACEQAGVVVRPFAGEGVRVTVGENEANDIFLKVTERFRKEL; from the coding sequence GTGAGCGAGACGAGCCCGAAGCTGCGTGCCGAGCTGGAGGGTATCCCCACCTACAAGCCCGGCAAGCCGGCCGCGGCCGCCGGACCGGTGGCGTACAAGCTGTCCTCCAACGAGAATCCCTATCCGCCGCTGCCGGGTGTGTTGGAGAGCGTGGCCTCGTCGGTCGGGTCCTTCAACCGTTACCCGGACATGGCGTGCTCGGGGCTGATGAGCGAGCTGTCGGAGCGCTTCGGAGTGCCCCTGTCGCACCTGGCCACCGGTACCGGCTCGGTCGGGGTCGCCCAGCAGCTCCTCCAGGCCACGAGCGGTCCGGGCGACGAGGTGATCTACGCCTGGCGGTCCTTCGAGGCCTACCCGATCATCACGCAGGTCAGCGGCGCGACCTCCGTACAGGTGCCGCTGACGCCGGGCGATGTGCACGACCTGGACGCGATGGCGGACGCGATCACCGACCGTACGCGGCTGATCTTCGTCTGTAACCCCAACAACCCCACGGGCACGGTGGTGCGCCGGGCCGAGCTGGAGCGGTTCCTCGACCGGGTGCCCAGCGATGTGCTGGTGGTGCTGGACGAGGCGTACCGCGAGTTCATCCGTGACCCCGAGGTGCCGGACGGCGTGGCCATCTACCGGGAGCGGCCGAACGTCTGTGTGCTGCGGACGTTCTCGAAGGCGTACGGCCTCGCGGGGCTGCGCGTGGGGTTCGCGATCGCCCACGAGCCGGTGGCGGCGGCGCTGCGCAAGACGGCGGTCCCGTTCGGAGTGAGCCAGCTGGCGCAGGACGCCGCGGTGGCCTCGCTGCGCGCCGAGGACGAACTGCTCGGCCGGGTCGGCGCATTGGTGTGCGAGCGCCAGCGCGTGGTCGCCTCGCTGCGCGAGCAGGGCTGGACGGTGCCCGAGACACAGGCGAACTTCGTGTGGCTGCGGCTGGGGGAGCGCACGCTCGACTTCGCGGCCGCCTGTGAGCAGGCCGGTGTCGTCGTACGGCCGTTCGCCGGCGAAGGGGTGCGTGTGACGGTCGGCGAGAACGAGGCGAACGACATCTTCCTGAAGGTGACGGAACGGTTCCGCAAGGAGCTCTAG